acttttgattAAGGGCTTTTGTGCCCTCTTTGTAAACTTTAAACTCGTCGTATGTTTAAACGGGTTGTAATGTAACGATTTACATTATGTAACCATTTAATTGGGCGTTAATGGTTTAttaatttctaaaaaaaaaattgtcgggttgcatacgggttgggttgtttcagaatCAGAGCCCAATTGGGTTATCAAATACCTCTGTTCTTGTTCACCAATCGAAACAGAAACTCAAACCCTTGAAGAATCTTGAAACTGAGAAGGAATCTTGAAACTGGGAATGAAATTAAGATTCGGGAAGAGAAGACTGATGAAGAGATCGAAAGTGAGAAGGAAATTAGTAGATTGTATGCGAAATTGGAATCAATTCGATCGAAGAAAGCGGCAAAACGGAAAGAAAATAAGATTCTTGAAAAACAGCGGAAGAAAGTGGCTGCTAAGTTTCTTGAGCCTGTTAAAGATTCAGGTTTCAAGAAGATGGAAGAATCTGTCTAAACCGAAGATTCAAAGAAGAGGTTTTAGTTTGGGATCAAATGAGATCATGGATGCATCGAATTCAAAAGCGAAACAATTAGGTACCACTCCTGTTCAATCCACAAAGAGAAGAAAATCTTGTTTCTGGAAATTAGATGATACGGAGCATTGAAGACGAAAACTATGGGTTTTGATGCTTAATTTACAGTTATAAGGAACTTCTGCCACCAACCACCGTAGCTCAGCCGCCACTCTGCCGGAATCCACAAAAATCATTAGTAACACACTTTATCAAATTAACAAGTTGGTTTACATTAACATATTTGAAAGTACATAGTCCACAGTAGTATTTTTATGGGTATATAACATACAttgggaatatatatatatatatatatatatatatatatatatatatatatatatatatatatagctatttgGTATCCTTAACTCTTTTATTAAATAAGAGttaagattttttttaataaaaacgttAGAACTTTCGAAAGCTGTTCATCAAACGTACTCGAAGAAGTTATATATACTTAACAAAGTTTCCCTTTCTATATTTGTAGCATATGTATTTTAAAATTGATAATTCTATTCTATTCTATTCTATAAACAATGTGATATTTTAATGGGCTAGGGGGTCCTTCACCTTGAAGTTTGAATGAGAAATTGAATTTTGTAGCCATAGCACTCCGAGTTACGAATATTTAGACTTATGAATTGATCAAATTGAAGTTTGTATAAAAAGACATAGCTAGTATGGTTAAGGCTCGCTTAATTTGCATTATCAATAATTTAATTAAGAAGTGTTGTTAAGAAGTGTCAGAAACTGTCATAAAAAATAATCCAGTTAGATTGTAAACATCTAAAATAATCCAGTTAGATTGTAAACATCTAAATAAAAAAACTCGTCTTACTCAAATAGCTCcaacgaaaaaaaaaaaactttatttattTACTCGTTTACACTTACACTAGGACAATTTTTGGCCCCTAAAAATTCCGTTCAAAGATCCCCATCACTGAATACTACAAACTGAATTTCAAACAAATCTAGAGGAAAGCAAAGGACAAACACACAAGTTCCATAGTACTCACATTTTAGTATTTTACACTTTGGTACTTTGTATAATTAAGGTACAGTAAACAATACTCGTAACAACGATTTACAAACTCAAGAACTTGTCAACTCTGATATTAGTCGATCTCGAAAGAAACTTCATGCAAATCGGAGGATTAACACCAGCCAAAGCAAGAATCGAACTCGGTAAAGTCCAAATTCCATCTCCACAAATCAACCCTGAAGCAACTGCAGGTCCAAACGCAGCCGCTTTCGCTCTGTTAATCCTCGACCAAATGAACAAGATCAAACTTCCAACACACATGTCAATCGCGAAATACCCTCCTATGTAAAAAGGAATCGCCATTGCCATAGGAATCGGAATAAAACTCGCTCGTTTTTTACCCACTGCATCCCTAATCCCATTCACAAAAATAGCAAACCCGAAAAATATGTAACAAAGCGTAAGGCATTTATCGGGTAACGCTGAAAAGCCTTCAACTCCTAAAATGGCAATGTTTCGGTAAATGAGAGCGTTTGGTGCAGGGTAATCGGAACCCGAGATTCCGAGATTGTCAAACGCTTTGTAAAAAAGCCAGAAAACGCAGGGTGATATGATGCAGCCCATTGCGGTCCCAATCACTTGGCTAACAAACATGGACCGAGGTGAAGATAAGGTCATGTAACCGGTTTTGAAGTCTTGCATTAAGTCAGAAGCCGTCGAGACTATGTTCATCATGACCCCACAAGCGGCTAGTCCGGCTAGGACACCCCCGTTTGAGCTACCGGCCCATGCTCCGATAATAAAGATTGCTAGCTTACCATATGTTGATGCTAAGGACCAGTCGGTGAGCCCAGCCCCGTATGCGTTACAGAAGGCTAACGCAGGGGCAAAAATGTAAATAGTAGCAATGTAGTACCATTTGAGTTGATGGAAGATGTGAGGAAGAGTAGCAGCAGATATAATAGCGATAGTTAGGTAACCAACGATTGCGATCCACGTTGGAATTTCATCCTTGAGAAACAATCGAACGCGTTTTTGTTCATCGTAAGATATAGAAGGTAGATCGGGTGATGAATTACCGGTAACGGGAATATCGCTTTGGATTTTTTGCTGATTAAACTGGTGGTATAAGCCGAATAAGGTGCGACCAAGGACTTTTATGAAGTTGTAGAGCCCATCACCTAAGATCATTGCAATGGCGATGAACACCTGCAATTACGATACGTTATATATTTAAAAACCAAGGCAGAAAAATTAAGAGGAAAATGGCCCAAAAAGGTAATGTAAGTTACCTAAATTAACAATAAAAGTAATATGACTTTTTCAGATGCCCCAAAAAGGTAAtgtgttttttttagtttttgctCAAAAAGGATTACAAGTTCAAGATATGTGAAATTAAGGTAATATTGTCTAGCTAGAAGTCACGTCATCGAAATGTAGATGCCACGTTGACACCATGCCATCATCCTTTATTGGTAATCTAGGTAAATTATGTTACTCATTTTTTCGGGTCATTTGCCCAAAATTGAAATGCAATATAATAAAGAAGTAGGTAGAAATAATGAGATTACCCTGTAACCTTGCAAACCGTGAAGATCACTTGATTTGAGATCTGCAGGATACCAATCGCCTTTCTTATCGTTTATGAGTGGCCACATTATACCCCATGAAAGAATTGTTCCGACGAGTAATGATACATTGATCAAATATGGGCAGATCATTCCAACACCGACATATGTTGCTGAAAAGTCGAAATAAAACCTGGTTTCGACAGAAAAAAATGTTGATTGATGAGAAACAATGGTGTTAAAATTTATAAATTGTTCAAgcttatttttaatttatatttgaaattGTTATTTATTCTTTGGTTCTAGTGTTTGCAGAATAATGGTGGTTATATTGGAAGGATTGGCATTGCTGGATTCTTTAAAGTAAAGGACTAAAGTTGACAAGTTATTGAAGATTAAAGTTGGAATCAAGTTGGAGGACCATATTGCATTTTTTAGAAGATTAAAGGGCTACTTGGGGACCAAGTTGTCTCCAACGATTCAGTCATTCATTCTCATTCTGTGgttttctctcaaaacacacagtATCCGAAACCctaatcatcttcatcttcattaatCAGATCAATAGAGTGCTTCTGTTATTCATTCAATCAATCACTTTTAGTGATTGTAATTTTGATGTTTGCTGTTTGAGAGATTTTAGTCTATTCGATTTTATTTTCTTCAAAGTTAAGATTGTAATCTTGTTGATTGAAGTATTCTGTAATTGAATCTGATATATTTTACAAATGGGAAGTTATTCgcgaaaataaaaaagaaaaacaaatgaCAAATTAAGAATTAAATGCTGAAAAATTTAGCTTACCTATTTTCAAAGGCCTTAAGGCCGAGCGTAGGGAAGCTTGCAAATCCACAGTTATCTCCACCGGTAAAGAACCATTGAAAGAAGCCCCATAAGAAACTGAAGGAGAAGAATTTTCCTAAAGTTTTTACTTGTTTCCTGTAATATCGATATTGAGAAATTAAACAATGAAGTTGCAGGGGAGATATTTGACTAAAatggaaattaaatgaaaatgtttGTGTGTTTACTTGGCTAGTTTGGCACCCCGGGGAGTGTGAAAACTGTTTATCAGGTGAGCAGTTGCTGTGCCGCTTGGATATATCAGTTTGAAGTCGATAACCATTATCTGCGACAATTATATTGGTAAAATTCGTGCATATGCTTCAACAGGAATCACACAAGGTAGGTTACAAACCTCTAGTAAAATTAACGATCGTAACTCAACAAATAAAGTACATTATGTAGTTGTTACTATGCATGCAATGAGAATATGTAAATGTACCTTGCGAAGAGGGACAACAGAAAAGAGTCCAAGGAAGCTAACAACAAAAAGAAAAACAATCATCCATCCTAAAGAAGGGTTCTTCGTGTTCATTGCAGAGTTTTTTTCCTTTGATTGTTTTGCAATTTCTTCACTCATACCCAACAAATAACTACCAAATCCTCCTGAAAAAGTTACAAGATTAGTTCATACGTCATTGATAGATTTCAAAAAGATGTTTAGAAAAGTTCATGGCATGTTAGAAATACCCTAAAATCAAAACATGTAAGAACATAAAGAGCTATCACAAATCACAAGTAACAAGTAGTACATTAGGCGTACCAGGCTATGTTAGGCATAATTGACCCATGACCCGTTTCAACCTGTTAGTCAACCTGACCCATGGTTAGACGTACCcattgtaggattaatgtgcaaggtacaacatataactatatggccaacttcatttgagccttcggggtcacacacatatacaccgagacgtcaaataaaatatatatattatgtatatatattactcaagtaacaaaatagtaaatcgaaattaattcatttactatttatatgaatagtaaatgaaacgaaattaattaatttactattcacatgaaagcgatatgatagaaattattaatatattaaatcatattcatatccatatggaatatttttttttgaaaagcaagaaagacTTATATTAAACAATCACGAATAGTAAATGGTTGACTGGGCACCCTTAACAGCACGATACATCACGAAAGAAATAAGGAAAAACAAATTACATTGCCCTAAGCTaattgcaaagattgcaactaataaaaggaGTTAAAACTAAGGGTGTGAGAACCATTGTAGCCAATCCATAATATGACCCTTGCAACGTCGTGAAATCCAGACATATGAAAGAACTTGAGCCTCGCTAAATAAGGATGGGACCGTCTCGAGCTTATTCTTGAACACCTTTGCATTTCTATTCTTCCATAGAATGTAACAAACCACCCAACTAACCGCTTGCCATTGATTCTTTTTATGATCCTGTGCTACACAGCCGAAAGTACCATTAAAAATATCCTCAAACCCGAATATAGCCGAATTATACCCCCACCATTTAAGAACTTTAGCCCAAATGTCTTTTGCCACTTGACAGGAAAAAAGTATATGCTCCACCGTCTCAATGTCATCATCACAAATCGGGCATCTCACACTATTCAAGTCGATGCCCCGTTTATCTAACTCGAATCTTACCGGTATACGTCCTAATCTCGCCCGCCAAATAAACACCTCCACTTTTTTTGGAACCAAACCATTTCGCAACGACTCAATAGAATTAACCGCACGTGGTAGAATGACTTTGTCGACAAGAACCGAACAGTCCTTGACCGTATAAATGCCCTCTGAATTAAGATTCCATCTCCAACAATCTTTTTTACATTCGGTCAGCTGTAAGTTCCGAACAGTATCACGCAACTCATTTAGTTCACTATTCGTTCGGCCCATTGGTGGATAGGCCCAATTGCCAAGCCCATCTCCTTTGAATTCTTCGATTTTGTTACTGATGTTGATATCTTTGTCAATCTCTAGCCTGTGTAGTCTTTTGAATCTGTCCTTAAAGCTTGTGTTCCCCACCCAAATGTCATCCCAAAAATAAGTGCTTTTCCCGTCCCCGATTGAGCGTATGAAAGAATTAGAGAAAGAAATCCCTAACCCGTCCACATGTTTTCCTGCATCATAAATAGAATTCCAAAGGCTAGCGTTTGGATTCCGGGCAAGCCCGTTACCAAGCTCAAGACCTCCATTAGAACCATAAATGCTACGAATAACGGTGACCCACAAAGTgttagtttcggttttaaaccttcaccaccacttacaaagaagagccaaatttttactttttaaggacatgatatttaaacctccttcttcgtgaggaagaaggattttttcccacttaacccatgacattttagaattagaacccgtcccgccccaaaaaaattttcgtctcacactctcgagagaattaagcacacaagtaggggcacgaaagagcgagaagtaatAGAGAGGTAGGCTAGAGAGAACCGACTTAACTAAAGTTAACCGTCCACCGAAAGAAATCATTTTTGCTCTCCAATCCGCTAATCTCTTGTTAAATTTATCGATCACCGGGGACCAACCATTCAATTTCTTCATCCTATTACCCACGGGAATACCCAAATACATGAAAGGCAATCGACCGTCGAGACACGAACACCAAGACGCAAGAGCTTCCACGTTATCATTACTGATGCCTATCCCAAATAAttgacttttattataattaaccttcagccccgaagcccgttcaaaacattccaacaagtacattaaatttcgcgcattacgtctactccattcgccaaaaaaaatcgtatcatccgcatattgcaaatgGGAGATGACGACTTTATCTTTACCCACCTCCACCCCTTTATACATTCCTCTCTCAACCGCCACTTTCGTTAGGATATTAAGTCCCTCCGCtgcaataataaaaagaaaaggcgATAAAGGGTCACCTTGGCGAACGCCCCTTTTAAGATTAAACTCACTTGTCAGAGACCCGTTTATGAGAATGGAGATTGTAGCCGATTTAAGACACTAAGAAATCCACTTGCACCATTTGGTACCAAACCCCATACATTTCATCACTTCAAGAAGATAATCCCAATTAAGCGAATCAAAGGCTTTCTCGAAGTCTACCTTAAAGATTAGGCCGTGCTTTTTGTTTCGTTTAAGATCTTCGACCACTTCATTAGCAACTAACGCACCATCAAGAATATATCTACCCCCCAAGAAACGCACTTTGTTCCATCCCTACAAGACGAGGTACCACTTTACGAATTCTCAAGGACAACATTTTCGCGATAATCTTATAATAACTGTATATAAGACTAATTGGACGATAATCACTAAAACTCAGCGGATCCCATTTCTTCCGAATAAGGGAAACAAAAGAAGCATTGCAACCCTTTGAAAACTCACCAAAAACCCAAAACCAGTTGATTGCACCTACCAAATCAtctttgattatggaccaaaacttTTTGAAAAAACCAAAGTTGAACCCATCCGGTCCCGGGGCCTTCGAACTACCACAACATTTGACCGATTCCCAAATTTCCTCTTCCGTAAAGGGAGCTTCTAAGAGCTCATTATCCACTGATGTAATCGATTCAGAAAACAGCCCTTCAAGGCTTGGTCCATCCGAATTATGCACCTCGAAAATGCTCTTAAAGTGGTTGAAAGCAACTTCTTTGATTGTGTTAGGATTTTCACACCAAGACCCGTTAACATTAATCCCCCGGatgttgtttttattatattttctcTTTAAGGAATTATGGAAATATTTTGAGTTTTCGTCTCCATCAATCATCCATCGAACACGTGCTTTCTGCTTTAGCATTCCTGTTTTAATTTTTTCCTTTTCCATCCATGTTTTTCTCGAGTTTAGCCATTTAGCTCGCTCTTCATCATTTAAACAACCTACTTCAGCTTTCAATTCAAGATCCGTTACTACCTTTTTAACCGTCTCAATCTCACTATCAAGCTTACCAAAGTGAACTTTACTCCATTCTTTAAGGTCACCTTTTAATCTTTTTAACTTGTTACGGAAAATGCAATCCTTCCGGTTACCCCCCATTGGACCAGACCAAGAATCGGCAATAACCTTGTCAATACCCTCAACCACGAACCAATCATCAAAGATTTTGAACGGTTTAGGCCCAAAATCCACCTCACCATCCGACAACGAAATAGGACAATGGTCCGATACACTTTTATCTAAAGCCACCACGTTTAGATCGGTCCAAAGGTTAAGAAAGTCGTCCGAAACCAAGAATCTATCTAGCTTACTCATTTTCATCCCATCATCACTAACCCTAGTAAATTTCCTCCCACCCAAAGGAATGTCCACTAAACTATTTCTGTCAATGAACTCGTTAAACCTCTTAGCCCGATTATCAAAAAATTCACAATTCAATCTTTCCGACTTATCTCTAACCTCGTTAAAGTCCCCACAAATGACCCACGACACACCATCAATACACAAAATCTTGTCAAGCGAATCCCAAAATTTACATTTGTTAGC
This genomic window from Rutidosis leptorrhynchoides isolate AG116_Rl617_1_P2 chromosome 2, CSIRO_AGI_Rlap_v1, whole genome shotgun sequence contains:
- the LOC139894446 gene encoding probable metal-nicotianamine transporter YSL7 codes for the protein MERTSSNIQELNKDDENEKRIDTDSIERIFESKKVPPWQQQLTVRAFVVSFILGILFTFIVMKLNLTTGIIPSLNVSAGLLGFFFVKTWTKFLDKSGMLKQPFTRQENTVIQTCVVASSGIAFSGGFGSYLLGMSEEIAKQSKEKNSAMNTKNPSLGWMIVFLFVVSFLGLFSVVPLRKIMVIDFKLIYPSGTATAHLINSFHTPRGAKLAKKQVKTLGKFFSFSFLWGFFQWFFTGGDNCGFASFPTLGLKAFENRFYFDFSATYVGVGMICPYLINVSLLVGTILSWGIMWPLINDKKGDWYPADLKSSDLHGLQGYRVFIAIAMILGDGLYNFIKVLGRTLFGLYHQFNQQKIQSDIPVTGNSSPDLPSISYDEQKRVRLFLKDEIPTWIAIVGYLTIAIISAATLPHIFHQLKWYYIATIYIFAPALAFCNAYGAGLTDWSLASTYGKLAIFIIGAWAGSSNGGVLAGLAACGVMMNIVSTASDLMQDFKTGYMTLSSPRSMFVSQVIGTAMGCIISPCVFWLFYKAFDNLGISGSDYPAPNALIYRNIAILGVEGFSALPDKCLTLCYIFFGFAIFVNGIRDAVGKKRASFIPIPMAMAIPFYIGGYFAIDMCVGSLILFIWSRINRAKAAAFGPAVASGLICGDGIWTLPSSILALAGVNPPICMKFLSRSTNIRVDKFLSL